The Eleutherodactylus coqui strain aEleCoq1 chromosome 13, aEleCoq1.hap1, whole genome shotgun sequence genome includes a window with the following:
- the KCNJ2 gene encoding inward rectifier potassium channel 2: protein MGSVRTNRYSVVSSEEDGMKLATMAVANGYGNGKSKIHTRQQCRSRFVKKDGHCNVQFINVSEKGQRYLSDIFTTCVDIRWRWMLVIFCLAFILSWLFFGCVFWLIALLHNDLGSSENHKSCVTEVKSFTAAFLFSIETQTTIGYGFRCVTDECPVAVFMVVFQSIVGCIIDAFIIGAVMAKMAKPKKRNETLVFSDTAVIAMRDGKLCLMWRVGNLRKSHLVEAHVRAQLLKSRITSEGEYIPLDQIDVNVGFDSGIDRIFLVSPITIVHEIDEDSPLFDLSKQDLDNSDFEIVVILEGMVEATAMTTQCRSSYLANEIYWGHRYEPVLFEEKGYYKVDYSRFHKTYEVPNTPVCSARDFAEKKYILSNPNTFCYENEVSLTSKEEEGSDNGLPDSMSTDMHPDMDHHNNQVSLDPRPLRRESEI, encoded by the coding sequence ATGGGCAGCGTGCGAACCAACCGCTATAGCGTTGTGTCGTCAGAAGAGGACGGAATGAAGCTGGCTACTATGGCAGTTGCCAATGGGTATGGAAATGGTAAGAGCAAAATTCATACCCGGCAACAGTGTCGAAGCCGATTTGTCAAGAAAGACGGCCACTGCAATGTCCAGTTCATCAATGTGAGTGAGAAGGGGCAACGCTACTTATCTGATATCTTTACCACATGTGTGGACATTCGTTGGCGATGGATGCTGGTCATCTTTTGCTTGGCTTTCATACTGTCTTGGCTTTTCTTCGGCTGTGTCTTCTGGCTGATAGCTCTTCTTCACAATGACTTGGGCTCTTCGGAAAATCACAAATCATGTGTCACAGAGGTGAAGAGTTTCACAGCAGCCTTCCTCTTCTCTATTGAAACCCAAACAACTATTGGCTATGGATTTCGATGCGTAACAGATGAATGTCCTGTAGCGGTATTCATGGTGGTATTCCAGTCCATCGTTGGCTGTATAATTGATGCCTTCATCATTGGTGCGGTCATGGCTAAAATGGCCAAACCAAAAAAGAGGAATGAGACTTTAGTTTTCAGTGACACTGCTGTGATAGCCATGAGAGATGGGAAACTCTGCTTGATGTGGAGAGTAGGCAATCTCCGTAAGAGTCACCTTGTGGAAGCTCACGTCCGAGCCCAGCTCCTTAAGTCTCGCATTACATCAGAAGGGGAGTATATCCCCTTAGATCAAATAGACGTCAACGTTGGCTTTGACAGTGGCATTGATCGGATATTCTTAGTTTCTCCTATCACAATTGTTCATGAAATTGACGAAGACAGTCCATTGTTTGATCTCAGTAAACAAGACTTGGACAATTCTGATTTTGAGATAGTGGTCATACTGGAAGGCATGGTGGAAGCTACGGCCATGACCACTCAATGTAGGAGCTCCTACCTAGCTAATGAAATCTACTGGGGTCATCGTTATGAACCTGTTCTTTTTGAAGAAAAAGGTTACTATAAAGTAGACTACTCCCGCTTTCACAAGACGTATGAAGTGCCGAACACACCAGTTTGTAGTGCCAGGGACTTTGCAGAAAAGAAATATATACTTTCAAACCCAAATACATTTTGCTATGAAAATGAAGTGTCTCTTACAAGCAAAGAGGAGGAAGGCAGTGACAATGGTCTACCAGATAGCATGAGCACGGACATGCATCCAGATATGGACCACCATAATAACCAAGTTTCCCTTGACCCTAGGCCACTAAGGAGAGAATCTGAAATATGA